The sequence GAGACAGGTGAAATTCATCGCTGTAACTTACGTCGTGGTATCGAAAGTTTAGTCTCTGGTGATCGCGTGCTTTGGCGCATCGGATTAGAGTCTATGGCCGGTATTTCTGGCGTTGTTGAAGCGGTAGAGCCCAGAACCTCTATGCTCACCAGACCTGACTACTACGATGGCTTAAAACCTGTCGCAGCCAACGTTGAGCAGATGGTGATCGTATCATCGGTACTGCCTGAGTTGTCACTGTCTATTATCGACCGTTATTTAGTGGCCTCTGAGACGTTAAGCATTGCGCCGTTATTAGTGCTCAATAAAATTGATTTAGCCACTGATGAACAATTACCTATCCTGAAAGAACAATTAAAAATTTATAGTGATATTGGCTATAAAGTATTGTTGGTCAGCAAGGAAACAAAAGAAGGTATTGAAGCGTTAGAAGCTGAATTGGCAGGTAAAATTAACATTTTTGTTGGGCAATCCGGTGTAGGTAAGTCGAGCTTAGTCAATGCATTAATGCCTGAATTAGACGTTGAAGAAGGTCTTATTTCAAGTAACTCTGGCCTAGGTCAACACACGACGACCGCAGCGCGTTTGTACCACTTCCCTGCTGGCGGTGATTTAATTGATTCCCCAGGAGTGCGTGAGTTTGGCCTGTGGCATCTTGAAGCCGATGAAGTGACCACTGCGTTTGTGGAGTTTCGAGAGTTTTTAGGCTTATGTAAATTCCGCGACTGTAAACATGCCGATGACCCCGGTTGTGCGCTACAACAAGCCATTAGCGATGGTAAAATACATCCTAATCGCTTTGAAAATTACCAACGAATTATTGAAAGCATGGTGGAAAATAAAGCTAACCGCCAATACTCAAAAAATAAGAAACTGGATCAGTAGTTTACTTAGACAAATAGCCTTAGTTTAAGTAACATTCTGCCCCAATTTAGGAATAATGGACCTTATTGTGATTGATAAAATCAAAGTCGGTGCCCAATACTGGATGCCACAACATGGCCTTACCCGCCTAGTTGGAAAGCTAGCATCTGCGAAACTTGGCGTAGTAACCACGTCGATTATTCGTGGCTTCATCAAGCAATACAAAATTAACATGGATGAGGCATTGCACTCAGATCCTGCTCACTTCGCCACTTTTAACGACTTTTTCGTGCGTGAATTAAAGCCGGGACTAAGACCTATCGCTGAAGGCGAGAGTGTCATTACCCACCCTGCTGACGCTTGCGTAAGTCAATTCGGCCCGATTGAAGATGGCAAATTGATTCAAGCTAAAAACCACGACTATTCTGCTCGTGAACTGCTAGGTGGCGATCATCAATTAGCCGAGGCTTTTGCGGACGGCAGTTTTGCTACCTTGTACCTTTCACCAAGTGACTACCACCGCGTGCACATGCCATGCGACGGCACATTGAAACAAATGATCTATGTACCGGGTGATCTGTTCTCAGTGAATCCATTAACCGCCGAAAACGTCGAAAATCTATTTGCACGAAATGAACGTGTGGTGTGTATTTTCGATACTGAATTTGGCCCTATGGCGCAGGTATTAGTCGGTGCCACTATTGTGGGTAGTATCGAACTGACTTGGGCTGGAACCGTCACACCGCCACGTGGTAATACGGTATATCGTTGGGATTACCCAACCGAAGGTGAAAAAGCCATTCACTTCAAGAAAGGCGAAGAAATGGGTCGCTTTAAATTGGGCTCTACGGTGATTAATTTGTTCCCGAAAGATGCCATCGAGTTTGACTCAAGCATGCAACGAGAAGCCACCACTCGCTTAGGTACCGCCTACGCTCACAAGCGCTAATCTAACCTTTGTATGAAGACATTAAAAAAGGAGCTTGCGCTCCTTTTTTGTTTTATGCCAATCACACTAAGTAAGTGATCAGAACTAGCGCAGTTAAAATGACCAGTTATTTAGTACGATTGGTATTACTCAGCTTCGGCTGTACAGGTCATTTGTAACCCTTCTTCAAGCAGCAGTAACTGCTCTCGACCCAATTGAGTTGCCACAGGCTTTACCATAGCCAATATCTGCAACATTCCTTGCATAATCATCGACTCAGTCACCTTTTGATTGGCATTCATCGCCGATTGATAACCTAGCCAACCATTAGCAATAAAGTGCAAATTAGTCACAAAACGAGGCATGTTATCCGGTTCAACCACAATCAGGTTCAGCGCACGAAAAGACTCTACAATCGCCACTAAGTTGATACGCAACTTCTCTTGAACTTGGCAGTAGGCACTGTGTAGCTGTGCATCTCGACTGACGATATCGGCAAGGTTGGCATAGAAAAACCGGTATTTCCACATCAAGGAAAAGGTGGAATTCACATAATGCTTCAACAGCACTAAGCTTTGCTCTTGGCTTTCATAAGGGCGGAATCTATCCAGTAACTCTGAAGTGTAGTCTTTGAAGATGGCGCGGATAATCTCTTGTTTGTTTGAGTAATGGTAATAAAGATTGCCGGGACTAATTCCAAGGTGTTCTGAGATATGATTGGTCGTGATGTTGCGCTCACCATGTTGGTTGAATAATTCTAGCGCTCCATACACAATTCTTTGCTTTGTTTTCATTTTGCTTCTCAATACCTTACTTAGGCCATTGTAATTTGATCAAATGGAAAATAGATTTGCTATACTCAATCACTGTCATTTTAACGTAAAAAGCTATATTACTTTGTCTGCTTCTCATTGGTTATCAGCCGCTCGACCTAAAACATTACCCCTGGCTCTAACTTCCATCGTAACCGGAAGTTGCTTGGCCTATACCCATCAGCATTTTTCATGGAGCGTCAGTCTGCTTGCTTTGCTGACCGCGACTCTATTGCAAATTTTATCAAACCTTGCCAATGATTATGGTGACTCTCAACAAGGAACTGATAATCAAGATAGATTGGGGCCTACTAGAGCGATACAGTCGGGCGAGATAAGTCCTACGCAAATGAAGATAGCAATGATTGTGTGTTCGCTCCTGAGTTTACTCTCAGGATTGGCGCTAATTCTATCATCATTAACCACCATAGTAGATATAGGTATCTTCCTTGGCTTAGGCGTTTTAGCTATATTCTGCGCCATTGCTTATACCGTAGGTAAACGACCTTACGGGTATATGGGGCTGGGTGATTTAGCCGTTTATGTCTTTTTTGGGCTACTGGGAGTGGGCGGAACCTATTACCTACACGCACTCAGTATCACCGCTGATTTATTGCTACCCGCCACAGCCACCGGATTACTAGCAGTAGCCGTTCTCAACATCAACAATATGCGCGATCTTGATAACGACCAAACACACGGCAAAACAACCGTGGCGGTTCGTTTAGGTTTAGGTAAAGCTAAGCTATATCACGCACTATTAATCTCTTTAGCTTGGCTGTCCTATTTTGCCTTTGTACTAAACAGTCACTGTAACCCATTGAGCTTATTGCTTACGGTTGCTATTTTAATACCGAGTGCATTGCATTTACGCGCACTCAATCGTGCGAAAGACAGTTTAGCTATTGCCCCATTGATGGCTGGAGTGGTAAAACTGGCATTAGTAGCCAATGTATTATTTTCTTTGGCTATCATTGTTTAGTAAAAAGGTTAACTTGCGTCAATTATCAATTGCCATTGCAAGATATACTCTAGTTTGGGAATACTAACTTAGAAGGTGACACCGATTATGGAATACAATACTTCAGCCCTGTGTGATGTTTACTTAGATCAGGTTGATGTCGTAGAACCAATGTTTAGCAATTTTGGTGGTAGTGCGTCATTTGCCGGTCAAGTCACCACCATAAAATGCTTTGAAGACAATGGACTGATACGCGAAGTTCTCGATCAAGGCGGGCAAGGTAGAGTATTACTTATCGACGGCGGTGGTTCCCTGCGACGTGCATTAATTGATGCTGAAATTGCCTCTCTTGCAGAAGAAAACGAATGGGAAGGCATTGTAGTGTACGGTTCCGTTCGTGAAGTAGACGAACTGGAAGACATGAATATTGGTATCCAAGCACTGGCTTCTATCCCTGTTGGTGCAAGCCAAACGGATGTCGGTGAAGTGGATGTACCGGTTAACTTTGGTGGTGTGAGCTTCTTACCTGAAGACTATATCTACGCCGACAACACTGGCATCATCTTGTCACAAGAAGAGTTAGACACAAATTTCGAGATAGAGGATGAAGAACTAGCCTAAGCGCTAAACTTCTTAAACTTTATCCCACAAGAAAGCAGTTCGAGAAAATCGAGCTGCTTTTTTTTGATTAAAAGCAAATTACTTACAAATAAACAGCATTATTAGTTGAAAAGGTGTGAGAAAGCCAAACACTTGCAACAAGTTTTCGATAATCTGCAACTTCGCATAAAAAGGAAGTGATGGGATGAACAAAGAAAACTCAAATCAAATAGCTAAAATAGGTTTTTGCCTCTTAATACCTATTCTCATACTAGCTATGCCAAGTGCTTGGATCCCAATCCAAGATATCACTGTGGTGCAGCAACGCCTACTTGCCATCTTTGTGATGTCTGCATTGCTGTGGGTACTTGAGCCTGTCCCTGTGTTTGCGACTTCAATCTTAATTATTACCCTTGAGCTGATTTTCTTATCCGATAAAGGGCTGACCGTTTTAAGGGTCGATCACGCCAATGAAGCCTTTGGCACGCTGATTCCCTACACCGATATTTTAGGCTCATTCTCATCACCGATCATCATTCTATTTATGGGTGGTTTTGCGTTGGCAATTGCAGCATCCAAATATCAGCTCGATAACAACTTAGCGCGAGTTCTATTAAAACCCTTTGGCACCAAGCCTAAGTACATCATGCTAGGTTTAATGTTGATTACCGCTGTGTTCTCGATGTTTATGTCAAACACCGCCACCACTGTGATGATGCTGGCGCTACTTGGGCCAATTGTTGCCTCAGCCAAACCCGGCGATCTTGGAATTAAAGCGCTGGTATTGTGTATCCCTATTGCGGCTAACACCGGTGGTATTGCAACGCCCATTGGTACACCGCCAAACGCCATTGCTTTGCAATATCTGACTGGGGAAAACAGCATCGACTTTTTAAGTTGGATGCTATTTGGTTTACCGTTTGTCATTGTGCAACTGGCGATTGCATGGGTACTTTTGCAAAAACTGTTCCCTTCATCTGAAGAAAAAATGGTGCTCTCTTTAGAAGGTACATTCCTAAAATCATGGAAAGCGATTGTGGTCTACATTACCTTTGCCCTGACCATCATTCTTTGGATGACCACTAAACTGCACGGCATGAATACCTACGTTGTATCCGTTATTCCATTGGCGGTCTTTACCTTAACCGGAATTATGGGCAAAACTGAAATTAAGCAGATCAACTGGGATGTACTTTGGTTAGTTGCCGGTGGTATCGCCATTGGTTTGGCCTTGGATAAAACAGGGCTAGCCAGTGCTTTAGCGCATTCGATTGATTATCAGAGCCTATCTCCAGTGGCAGTGGTCATCACCTTATCGATTATTTGCTGGCTGATGGCGAACTTTATGTCCAACACCGCAACCGCTAACTTATTGATGCCGATTGCAGCCGCCATTGGCGCCTCTATGCCAAGCCTAGTGGCAGTAGGTGGTTTACAAGGGCTGTTAGTGGTCGTCGCCTTCTCTGCATCACTGGGTATGATTTTACCTGTGTCCACGCCTCCTAACTCACTAGCGTATTCAACGGGCTTAATTGAAAGCAAAGATATGGCTAAAACTGGGGTTATTTTGGGCATTGTAGGTTTGGCTCTGGTGTATATTGCTATGTTCTTGCTTACTTAAAAAGGAAAAACCATGCTGGTGATTGCGCACCGAGGGGCGAGAGAAACTCACCCAGAAAACACTTTGCTTGCCTTTGAACAAGCATTGGCAGGCGGAGCTACCGCCATTGAATTGGATGTCCACCAGCATCACAGTGAGTTATTAGTTATTCATGATAGCTGGGTCAACCGCACCACCAATGGTTCAGGCCCACTCAGCTGGTTTTCGCTAGAGAAGCTCCAACAGCTCGATGCAGGGCAAGGTGAACACATCCCCACGCTCAAGGAAACCCTGCAAGCCTTATCAGGTCGCTGCGCCTTAAATATCGAACTCAAAGGCATGGATGATATGGCGCTTTTGCTGGAGCATTTAGACTACGCCATTACCCACTGTCAGTTCAGCAATGAACAGTTGCTTGTGTCCTCGTTCAATCATCATTGGTTAGCCGAGTTAAACCGTCTACGTCCTACCACTAAAATAGCGGCCCTAACCGCCAACAAGCCGATTGGCTTATGTCAATTTGCCCAACAGTTAAATGCCTATAGCATCAATGTCGATCTCGATGTGGTGGATAGCGAAATGGTGCAAGACGCCAAAAATCGCGGTTTAAAAGTGTTTGTGTACACCGTTAATCGTCCGCAAGATTGGCAACGCCTGCACAACATGGGAGTGGATGGTATTTTCTGTGATACACCGAGTAAAGCCGTTGCCTGCTTCTGCACTGAAACGACTCAACGCCCTTTTTGGCCCTAATGCAATAAAGGCACGATAAAAGCGCAATAAAGACAAGGGTTTCTAATCGACACAATATGGGGCATATTGATGCTACCTTTTAAGCAACTTCAATAATGACCATGGGATACGAATGGTTGGCCCTTGCTGCGGCCTTCTTATGGGCAATATCTAGCCTTATATCTGTTAAACCTGCTCGCCACTTAGGGCCTTTTGCCTATAGCCGCTGGCGAATGGGTTGTACCGCCGTCATGCTTACCGCAATGGCGTTCATCACCGGTGGATGGAGCACTGTAAGCAGTGTACATGTCACGCCTATGGCCCTCTCAGGGCTGATTGGTATCTTTATTGGTGATACCGCACTGTTTGCCTGTATGAACCGTATGGGGCCAAGACGCGCTGGATTACTCTTCTCTTGTCATGCAGTTTTCTCTGCGGTGATCGGCTACTGGCTGTTTAACGAAAAATGGCAGGGGCTAGAACTGCTCGGCGCTATTTTGGTATTTTCTGGGGTGGTGATCGCCATCTTTTTTGGGCGTAAGCAAACTGAGCAACATGATTGGGAAGCCTTGCAAGGCAAAATGAACATCAGCATTGGCATTGGTCTGTTGGCTGCGCTGTGCCAAGCCCTAGGTGGCATTATTGCTAAACCTGTCATGCAAACCGATATTGACCCTGTCGCCGCCTCAGCGATTCGTATGATTACCGCTTTTGTTGCTCACTCCCTATTTTTAGCTTGCGGAGCCAAACAAGCAAAAGCCGTCCATCGTATTAACTTGAAGATTTTTGCTATTACGGCATTAAATGGCTTTTTGGCGATGGCGGTCGGAATGACCTTAATCTTGTATGCGTTGCAAGAAGGTAATGTAGGTATGGTTGCGCTACTCTCTTCCACCACCCCTATTATGATACTGCCGCTGTTGTGGTTTATCACCAAACAACGACCAAATCGCTACGCATGGTATGGCGCGATTTTAGCCGTTGTCGGTACTGGCTTGATTGTCAGTTAAATGGGCTGTTAGAGAAGGTTACGCACGAGAAAAGGTAAACGCGGTAATATCGTTGATATGCTGTTGCTGACACGCCAGCATAATCAATCTATCTATGCCTAACGCAACCCCCGAGCACTGTGGCAAGCCATGACGCAGTGCTTCAATCAGATGATAATCGATCGGTTGCGGCGCTAACCCCATTTGCTGACGTTTCGTATTGTCATCTTCAAAGCGGCGCAATTGCTCTTCAGGGTTATCCAGTTCATGGAAGCCATTAGCTAACTCTATGCCTTTAAAATATACCTCAAAGCGATCAGCCACTCGCTTATCACCAGCATTAATTTTCGCCAGTGCGGCTTGTGAAGCAGGGAAGTCATAAACAAAAGCCGGCGCTTGTTGCCCTATTTTCTCTTCTACTCCCACACTAAATAACAGCTGTAGCAAAGTATCTCTGTCCGATTCTTTCTCGGCTATATCGGCTAACCCCAACGAAGCTGCGACCGTTTTTAACTCAGGCATACTCGCTTCGAGTGGGCAGACATTAAGCACCGAAAGAAAGGCTTGTTGGTAGGTCATGCGATTGGCTTTATTGCACCCTAAAACCAACTGCAACAGTTGCTCCATTTCATCCATCAGATCATGATGATCAAATCCCACTCGATACCACTCTAAAAGAGTAAATTCAGGATTGTGATAGCGGCCAGCCTCTTCGTTGCGAAAAGCCTTCGCTATTTGATAAATACAACCGCTCCCAGCAGCCAGTAGACGTTTCATATGAAACTCTGGACTGGTCATAAAGTACAGCTTTTTACCATCAGCATACCCAGGGCCAACAAATTCAGTTTGAAAGGTATGCAGGTGAATGTCAGTAACTGTGGCATGACTCATAGCCGGTGTATCCACCTCCAACACACTTCGCTGAGCAAAGAATTGTCTGATTTTAGCTACGATTTCTGCTCTTCTTTTTAAAGACTGAATGCTAGCGGAAGGCTGCCAATTGGAAATAGTCATATCACGCCCTTTGCGGTAAATGGGATTTTATTCATCGAATCAGTTCCTATTTTCGCATGATAATGATCACATACCCCACTCTTTTTAGGGTTTTTGTGTTCTACTATTGCCAAATAACTAGATAAATCAATTTTTTCACGTCTCGTATCCTTTAAAATAGCTGATAGCATTTTTAATATTTCGATAATCACAAGCAGGTAAAACTGCCTACACTCTGGAGGATAACTGTGAAAGTATTACACACAGATATCGCGGTCATCGGCGCAGGGGGTGCCGGTCTTCGAACTGCTATCGCAGCAGCAGAAGCGAACCCTGAATTGGAAGTTGCATTGATTTCCAAAGTTTACCCAATGCGCTCGCACACTGTAGCGGCTGAGGGTGGATCTGCGGCCGTAGTCAAAGAAGAAGACAGCTTAGACAACCATTTCAATGATACTGTTGGTGGTGGTGACTGGCTTTGTGAACAAGACGTAGTTGAATACTTTGTCGAAAACGCAACCCGTGAAATGATCCAAATGGAGCAATGGGGTTGTCCGTGGAGCCGCAAAGAAAACGGCGAAATTAACGTTCGTCGCTTCGGTGGTATGAAAGTTGAACGCACTTGGTTTGCCGCTGATAAGACCGGCTTCCACATGCTGCATACTCTTTTCCAAACTTCGATTAAATATCCACAGATCAAACGTTTTGATGAGTACTTTGTGGTTGACCTTCTGGTTGTAGATAACGAAGTTCAAGGTTTAATTGCCATTCATATGGCTGAAGGTGAATTAGTCACCATCAAAGCAAAATCAGTTGTGCTTGCAACCGGTGGCGCAGGTCGTGTGTACCACACCAACACCAATGGCGGCATCGTAACAGGTGACGGCATGGCAATGGCTTATCGCCACGGTGTACCTCTTCGTGACATGGAATTTGTTCAGTATCACCCAACAGGTTTACCGGGTACGGGTATCTTGATGACTGAAGGTTGTCGTGGTGAAGGCGGTATTATCGTCAACAAAGATGGCTACCGTTACCTACAAGACTACGGTATGGGACCAGAAACTCCGGTTGGCCAACCGAAAAACAAACACATGGAGCTTGGCCCGCGCGATAAAGTATCGCAAGCATTCTGGCACGAGCAACAAAAAGGCAATACCATCAAGCACCCACTAGGTGATGTTGTGCATCTAGACCTTCGCCATTTAGGTGAAGAGTATCTACATGAGCGCCTGCCTTTCATCTGTGAACTGGCTAAAGCGTATGTCAACGTTGACCCAGCAAAAGAGCCTATCCCTATCCGCCCTACTGTTCACTACACCATGGGTGGTATTGAAACCAACCAAACTTGTGAAACACGCATCAAAGGTCTATTCGCGGTTGGTGAATGTGCTTCTGTTGGTCTACACGGTGCAAACCGCTTAGGCTCTAACTCTTTGGCTGAGTTTGTAGTGTTTGGTCGTGTAGCGGGTGAACACGCAGTAAAACGTGCCACTGAATTTGAAGGTTGGGACGACGACGCAATTAACTCTCAAGTTGAGTTGGTTGAAGCGCGCATTCAAGCTCTACTGGATCAAGAAGGCGACGAAAACTGGGCAACGATTCGTACTGAAATGGGCAACACTATGGAAGCTGGCTGTGGTATCTACCGCAGTGAAGATCTCATGCAAGAGACCATTGATAAGCTGACTGAGCTAAAAGAACGCTATAAGAAAATTAGCATCAAAGACAAAGGCAGAGTGTTCAACACTGACCTACTGTACGCTATCGAAGTGGGTTACGGCCTAGAAGTTGCAGAGGCTATGGCTCACTCAGCATTGCTGCGTAAGGAGTCTCGCGGTGCTCACCAACGTCTTGATGAAGGTTGTACAGAGCGTGATGATGAGAACTTCTTGAAGCACTCACTTGCATTCTACGCACCTCACAACGCGCCAAGCATCGACTACAGCCCTGTTAAAATCACCAAATCTCAACCTAAAGCTCGCCTGTACGGTGAGGCAGCTGAAGCGGCTGCTGCAGAAGAAAAAGCAGCAGAGAAAAAAGCTGCGGATAACGAGAAGGAGCAACAATAATGCCAACTCGAATTCAAAAAGTAGATATTCTGCGTTACGACCCAGAGAAAGACGCAGAACCGTACATGCAGTCCTTTGAAGTGCCGTTTGACGATACCATGTCTGTACTAGACGCGATTGGTTACATCAAAGACCACCTAGACAAAGACCTAGCCTATCGCTGGTCTTGCCGAATGGCGATCTGTGGTTCATGTGGCATCATGGTGGATAATGTACCAAAACTTGCCTGCAAAACTTTCCTACGTGATTACCCAAATGGGCTCACTATTGAACCGCTAGCAAACTTCCCAATCGAAAAAGATTTGATTGTAGATATGACGCCATTTATTGAGCGCCTAGAAGCTATCAAGCCTTACATCATTGGTAATGACCGCACTCCAGAGGATGGCACTAACCTGCAAACTCCAGAGCAAATGGCACGTTATAAGCAGTTTGCCGCTTGTATCAACTGTGGTCTTTGCTACGCAGCATGTCCTCAGTTTGGTTTAAACCCTGACTTCTTAGGCCCTGCGGCGCTAACCCTAGCGCATCGCTACAACCTAGATAGCCGTGACAACGGTAAACAAGAACGTATGGAACTTATCAACGGTGACAACGGTGCTTGGGGCTGTACATTTGTTGGTTACTGCTCTGTGGTATGTCCGAAGAGTGTTGATCCTGCAGGCGCGGTAAACCAAGGCAAGATTGAATCTTCAAAAGACTTTGTGATTGCTATGCTGAAACCGGAGGATGCGTAATGAGTAATCGTAAACCTTACGTACGTGATATGAAGCGTACGTGGTGGAAGAACCATCCTTTCTATCGTTTTTATATGGTGCGAGAAGCAACGGTTTTGCCGTTAATTCTATTTACTCTATTCATCACTATTGGTTTAGGCGCACTGGTTAAAGGACCAGAGGCTTGGGCTGGTTGGTTAGAGTTTATGAGCAACCCTATCGTCATTATTATTAATATTTTGGCGTTGCTAGGCAGCTTATTTCACGCATTTACCTTCTTCAATATGATGCCGCAGGTAATGCCGATGCGCTTCAAAGGGAAGCCTATCGATGGAAAAGCTATCGTACTAGCACAGTGGGCTGTTGTGGCCTTTATTTCTCTAATTGTTCTCGTCATTGTATAAGGAGTCGAATGTGATCAATAAACATCCAAAGCGTTCTGACGAACCCGTATGGTGGGGGCTGTTTGGTGCCGGTGGTTCATGGTTTGCCATGATCACCCCAGTAACGATTTTTGTGCTTGGTATTCTTGTACCACTTGGTATTATCGATGCTGATGCTATGAGCTACGAGCGAGTGTCTGCGTTTGTAAAAACCATCATAGGGGCATTGTTTGTTATCGCAACTATTGCGCTTCCTATGTGGCATGCAATGCACCGTGTACACCACGGTATGCACGACCTTAAACTGCACACAGGTGTTGCAGGTAAAGTAGCGGCTTACTTCATTGCGGCGTTCTTTAGTGGCTTAGCTGTGGTATTTGTCTTCATGGTGTAGCACTAAATTTGAGACAAACAAAAGGCCGCTGTGAAAACAGCGGCCTTTTTAATGTTTGCTTGTTAGTGGATTATTTTACACGTCCAACGTATTCGCCAGAGCGAGTATCACACTTAACAATTTCACCAATCTGGATGAATAAAGGAACACGAACAACAGCGCCTGTTGATAGTGTTGCTGGCTTACCGCCTGTACCTTGAGTATCACCTTTCAGACCTGGATCTGTTTCAACAACTTCAAGCTCAACAAAGTTTGGTGGAGTAACTACAATCGGGTTACCGTTCCAAAGAGTGATCATACAAGTGTTGTTTTCAACGAGCCATTTAGCGTTATCACCAACAGCTTTAACATCAGCAGCAATTTGCTCGAATGTTTCGTTGTTCATAAAGTGGTAGAATTCGCCGTCTGAATATAGATAATCTAGGTCGATATCTAGAACGTCAGCAAGCTCA is a genomic window of Vibrio neonatus containing:
- a CDS encoding TetR/AcrR family transcriptional regulator, translated to MKTKQRIVYGALELFNQHGERNITTNHISEHLGISPGNLYYHYSNKQEIIRAIFKDYTSELLDRFRPYESQEQSLVLLKHYVNSTFSLMWKYRFFYANLADIVSRDAQLHSAYCQVQEKLRINLVAIVESFRALNLIVVEPDNMPRFVTNLHFIANGWLGYQSAMNANQKVTESMIMQGMLQILAMVKPVATQLGREQLLLLEEGLQMTCTAEAE
- the rsgA gene encoding small ribosomal subunit biogenesis GTPase RsgA yields the protein MAKKKKLTKGQVRRVRGNQKKRLQQDNSVQWDEQMLGETKKGLVITRFGQHADIEDTETGEIHRCNLRRGIESLVSGDRVLWRIGLESMAGISGVVEAVEPRTSMLTRPDYYDGLKPVAANVEQMVIVSSVLPELSLSIIDRYLVASETLSIAPLLVLNKIDLATDEQLPILKEQLKIYSDIGYKVLLVSKETKEGIEALEAELAGKINIFVGQSGVGKSSLVNALMPELDVEEGLISSNSGLGQHTTTAARLYHFPAGGDLIDSPGVREFGLWHLEADEVTTAFVEFREFLGLCKFRDCKHADDPGCALQQAISDGKIHPNRFENYQRIIESMVENKANRQYSKNKKLDQ
- the asd gene encoding archaetidylserine decarboxylase (Phosphatidylserine decarboxylase is synthesized as a single chain precursor. Generation of the pyruvoyl active site from a Ser is coupled to cleavage of a Gly-Ser bond between the larger (beta) and smaller (alpha chains). It is an integral membrane protein.) — protein: MDKIKVGAQYWMPQHGLTRLVGKLASAKLGVVTTSIIRGFIKQYKINMDEALHSDPAHFATFNDFFVRELKPGLRPIAEGESVITHPADACVSQFGPIEDGKLIQAKNHDYSARELLGGDHQLAEAFADGSFATLYLSPSDYHRVHMPCDGTLKQMIYVPGDLFSVNPLTAENVENLFARNERVVCIFDTEFGPMAQVLVGATIVGSIELTWAGTVTPPRGNTVYRWDYPTEGEKAIHFKKGEEMGRFKLGSTVINLFPKDAIEFDSSMQREATTRLGTAYAHKR
- a CDS encoding DMT family transporter — encoded protein: MGYEWLALAAAFLWAISSLISVKPARHLGPFAYSRWRMGCTAVMLTAMAFITGGWSTVSSVHVTPMALSGLIGIFIGDTALFACMNRMGPRRAGLLFSCHAVFSAVIGYWLFNEKWQGLELLGAILVFSGVVIAIFFGRKQTEQHDWEALQGKMNISIGIGLLAALCQALGGIIAKPVMQTDIDPVAASAIRMITAFVAHSLFLACGAKQAKAVHRINLKIFAITALNGFLAMAVGMTLILYALQEGNVGMVALLSSTTPIMILPLLWFITKQRPNRYAWYGAILAVVGTGLIVS
- a CDS encoding glycerophosphodiester phosphodiesterase; translation: MLVIAHRGARETHPENTLLAFEQALAGGATAIELDVHQHHSELLVIHDSWVNRTTNGSGPLSWFSLEKLQQLDAGQGEHIPTLKETLQALSGRCALNIELKGMDDMALLLEHLDYAITHCQFSNEQLLVSSFNHHWLAELNRLRPTTKIAALTANKPIGLCQFAQQLNAYSINVDLDVVDSEMVQDAKNRGLKVFVYTVNRPQDWQRLHNMGVDGIFCDTPSKAVACFCTETTQRPFWP
- the rraA gene encoding ribonuclease E activity regulator RraA, whose product is MEYNTSALCDVYLDQVDVVEPMFSNFGGSASFAGQVTTIKCFEDNGLIREVLDQGGQGRVLLIDGGGSLRRALIDAEIASLAEENEWEGIVVYGSVREVDELEDMNIGIQALASIPVGASQTDVGEVDVPVNFGGVSFLPEDYIYADNTGIILSQEELDTNFEIEDEELA
- a CDS encoding SLC13 family permease, translating into MNKENSNQIAKIGFCLLIPILILAMPSAWIPIQDITVVQQRLLAIFVMSALLWVLEPVPVFATSILIITLELIFLSDKGLTVLRVDHANEAFGTLIPYTDILGSFSSPIIILFMGGFALAIAASKYQLDNNLARVLLKPFGTKPKYIMLGLMLITAVFSMFMSNTATTVMMLALLGPIVASAKPGDLGIKALVLCIPIAANTGGIATPIGTPPNAIALQYLTGENSIDFLSWMLFGLPFVIVQLAIAWVLLQKLFPSSEEKMVLSLEGTFLKSWKAIVVYITFALTIILWMTTKLHGMNTYVVSVIPLAVFTLTGIMGKTEIKQINWDVLWLVAGGIAIGLALDKTGLASALAHSIDYQSLSPVAVVITLSIICWLMANFMSNTATANLLMPIAAAIGASMPSLVAVGGLQGLLVVVAFSASLGMILPVSTPPNSLAYSTGLIESKDMAKTGVILGIVGLALVYIAMFLLT
- a CDS encoding 1,4-dihydroxy-2-naphthoate polyprenyltransferase, whose amino-acid sequence is MTLSASHWLSAARPKTLPLALTSIVTGSCLAYTHQHFSWSVSLLALLTATLLQILSNLANDYGDSQQGTDNQDRLGPTRAIQSGEISPTQMKIAMIVCSLLSLLSGLALILSSLTTIVDIGIFLGLGVLAIFCAIAYTVGKRPYGYMGLGDLAVYVFFGLLGVGGTYYLHALSITADLLLPATATGLLAVAVLNINNMRDLDNDQTHGKTTVAVRLGLGKAKLYHALLISLAWLSYFAFVLNSHCNPLSLLLTVAILIPSALHLRALNRAKDSLAIAPLMAGVVKLALVANVLFSLAIIV
- the epmA gene encoding elongation factor P--(R)-beta-lysine ligase produces the protein MTISNWQPSASIQSLKRRAEIVAKIRQFFAQRSVLEVDTPAMSHATVTDIHLHTFQTEFVGPGYADGKKLYFMTSPEFHMKRLLAAGSGCIYQIAKAFRNEEAGRYHNPEFTLLEWYRVGFDHHDLMDEMEQLLQLVLGCNKANRMTYQQAFLSVLNVCPLEASMPELKTVAASLGLADIAEKESDRDTLLQLLFSVGVEEKIGQQAPAFVYDFPASQAALAKINAGDKRVADRFEVYFKGIELANGFHELDNPEEQLRRFEDDNTKRQQMGLAPQPIDYHLIEALRHGLPQCSGVALGIDRLIMLACQQQHINDITAFTFSRA